CGGCCGCAGGCGCGCTCGGAGGCGCCGCCGCCCTCTCGCTGCTGCCGCCGAGCGTCCAGAAGGCCGTCGCCGCGGGACCGCCGCGGCGCGGCTCGCTGCGCGACATCGAGCATGTCGTCATGCTGATGCAGGAGAACCGGTCCTTCGACCACTACTTCGGCACCCTGTCCGGCGTCCGTGGCTTCAACGACCCGCGGGCCCTCAAGCTGGACACCGGCCGTTCGGTCTTCTATCAGCCGGACGCGGTGAACCCGAAGGGGTACCTGCTCCCCTTCCACCTCGACACGCACAGCTCCAGCGCCCAGGCCATCCCCTCCACCAGCCACGCCTGGTCCGTCCAGCACGAGGCCTGGAACGGCGGCAGGATGGACCGCTGGCTGCCCGCCCACCGCAAGGCGGACGGTGCCAACGGCCCTTATGTCATGGGCTATTACACCCGCGAGGACATCCCCTTCCAGTTCGCCCTCGCCGAGGCCTTCACCATCTGCGACCACTACTTCTGCTCGGTCTTCGGCCCGACCTGGCCCAACCGGTTGTACTGGATGACCGGTTCGATCGACGCGGGCGGCACGCAGGGCGGCCCGGTCCTGTCCAACAAGGCGCCGACGCCGTACCGCTGGAAGACGTACGCCGAACGCCTCCAGGCCGCCGGGGTCAGCTGGAAGGTCTACCAGCAGGACGACGACTACGGCTGCAACATGCTCGAGCAGTTCCAGGCGTTCAAGGACGCGAAGCCCGGCTCCGACCTCTATGAGCGCGGGGTGCGGCCGCAGCCCGAGGGCACGTTCGAGGACGACGCCCGAGGCGACCGGCTCCCCGCGGTCTCCTGGATCATGCCGACGAGCTACCAGTCCGAGCACCCGGACTACCTGCCGGCGGCCGGCGCGGACTTCGTCGCCTCGAAGATCGAGGCCATCGCGTCCAACCCGAAGGTCTGGGCGAAGACCGCCTTCATCCTCAACTACGACGAGAACGACGGCCTCTTCGACCACGTGCCGCCGCCGACGGCGCCCGCCGGTGCGAAGGGCGAGTATGTCCAGGGGCTGCCGATCGGCGCCGGGTTCCGGGTGCCCGCCATCATCGTGTCGCCCTGGACCGTGGGCGGCTGGGTCTCGAGCGAGACCTTCGACCACACCTCCGCCCTGCAGTTCCTCGAGCGGTTCACCGGCGTCGAGGAACCCAACATCACCGACTGGCGCCGAGACACTTTCGGCGACCTCACGTCGGCGTTCCGGTTCTCCGACAGCAGGCCGCACGCCCCGCGCCTGCCCGACGACACGGCGGAGCAGCTGGAGAAGGCGAAGCAGGAGGTCGCCACGCTCCCGAAGCCGACGCTCCCGGGCGCGGACCAGCACTTCCCGCACCAGGAGAGGGGCCGACGCCCGCAGGTGTGACGGTCAGGGGAGATCCGGGTGGGTGAGCGGAGGCGAGCCCCGCTTACCCGCCCGATCCCGACGCCTTGGACGGCGCCCCCGTAGACCCCCGCACCATCAACTCCCCCTGCACCACTGCCATCCCCCCGGCGGGAGCCGCCTCGCGGCCCATCGCGATGCGGCCCGCGCGGGCCCCCGCCTCCGCC
The DNA window shown above is from Streptomyces sp. NBC_01445 and carries:
- a CDS encoding alkaline phosphatase family protein, encoding MPEEFTRRRLLGSAAGALGGAAALSLLPPSVQKAVAAGPPRRGSLRDIEHVVMLMQENRSFDHYFGTLSGVRGFNDPRALKLDTGRSVFYQPDAVNPKGYLLPFHLDTHSSSAQAIPSTSHAWSVQHEAWNGGRMDRWLPAHRKADGANGPYVMGYYTREDIPFQFALAEAFTICDHYFCSVFGPTWPNRLYWMTGSIDAGGTQGGPVLSNKAPTPYRWKTYAERLQAAGVSWKVYQQDDDYGCNMLEQFQAFKDAKPGSDLYERGVRPQPEGTFEDDARGDRLPAVSWIMPTSYQSEHPDYLPAAGADFVASKIEAIASNPKVWAKTAFILNYDENDGLFDHVPPPTAPAGAKGEYVQGLPIGAGFRVPAIIVSPWTVGGWVSSETFDHTSALQFLERFTGVEEPNITDWRRDTFGDLTSAFRFSDSRPHAPRLPDDTAEQLEKAKQEVATLPKPTLPGADQHFPHQERGRRPQV